DNA sequence from the Stenotrophomonas sp. 24(2023) genome:
TATGTGGGCGCGGAAGTGTCCATCGGCAGTTTCCTGGTCAACTACCTGTCGATGCCCGACATCGGCGGCATCACCGAGCAGCAGGCCACCCACTACGTGTCCGCCTACTGGGGCGGTGCGATGATCGGCCGCTTCGCCGGTTCCTGGCTGCTGGTACGCTTCTCGCCGCGTCGCCTGCTGGCGTTGTTCGCCGCAGCGAACATCGTGCTGCTGGGGGTGACGCTGATGTCGGCCGGGCAGACCGCGGTGTACTGCATCGTGGCCACGGGCCTGTTCAACTCGATCATGTTCCCGACCATCTTCGCGCTTGGCATCGAGCGCCTGGGGCCGCTGACCAGCAAGGCCTCCAGCCTGCTGATCATGGCCATTGTCGGCGGTGCCGTGCTGCCCCTGCTGCAGGGCGCGCTGGCCGACCACATCGGCGTGCACTACAGCTTCGTGCTGCCGGTGCTGTGCTACGCCTACATCATTTTCTACGGCCTGGTGGGCTCGCGCCCCCGCGTAGGCAACATCCGCGGAGACTGAGGCCACATGGGAAAGATTGTTTGTTTCGGCGAGATTTTGATCGATCTACTCGCCCAGCCGCCGGCATCGCCGGAGACCCCGCGCGCCTTCCTGCAGTATGCCGGTGGCGCGCCGGCCAACGTTGCCGTGGCCGCCGCCCGGCTGGGGGCGGACACCCAGTTCGTGGGCATGCTCGGCCGCGACATGTTCGGTGACTTCCTGGCCGAGAGCCTGGCCGAACATGGCGTGGGCACCGACCATATCGTGCGAACCGATGCGGCCAAGACCGCGCTGGCGTTCGTTGCCCTGGACGCCAGTGGCGAACGCAGCTTCAGCTTCTACCGGCCGCCGGCCGCGGACCTGCTGTTCCGTGACAGCGATTTCCAGCCGGCCAGCTTCGTCGATGCACGCTGCTTCCATGTCTGCTCCAACAGCCTGACCGAGCCGGCCATCGCCGAAGCGACCTTCGCCGGCATGGACCGCGCGCGCGCTGCCGGTGCCGTGGTCAGCCTGGACCTGAACCTGCGTCCGGCCCTGTGGCCGGCCGGTGCCGACCCGCTGCCGTGGCTGTGGCAGGCACTGGAACGCGCCGACCTGGTCAAGCTCTCGCGCGAGGAACTGGACTACCTGGCCGCGCCGCTGGGGGCCGACGGTGATGCGCAGGTGCTGCGCCGCCTGCTGGCCGCACAGGCGCGCTGGGTCATCATCACCGACGGCGCTGCGGCGCTGCGCTGGTACACCCGGGATGCACAGGGCAGCGTGCCCAGCTTCCGCGTGGCCACCGTGGACACCACCGCCGCTGGCGATGCCTTCGTGGGGGGCGTGCTGGTCGGGCTGGTCGAGCGCGGTGGTGCAGGGCCCGGCTTTGCGGCGTTCTGCCAGGATGCCGACGCCATCGCCGGCACGCTGCGCTTTGCCGCCGCTGTCGGTGCACTGGCCGTCACCCGCAAGGGCGCCTTCGCCGCCATGCCTTCACTTGATGAAGTGCAGCAGCTGCTGCACGCACAGGAACTTACCGCATGACCACGACCTCCCCCGATTTCCGTTCGCCGGACTTCCTGCGCGGCCATATCGCGCACACGATGGCGTTCTACCACCCGCACTGCATCGATCCCAACGGCGGCTTCTTCCACTACTTCAAGGATGACGGCAGCGTCTATGACGCCGGCCACCGCCACCTGGTGAGCAGCACCCGCTTCGTGTTCGACTACGCCATGGCCTACCGTGAATTCGGTGATGCGGCCTACCTGGAGGGTGTGCAGCACGGTGTGCGCTACCTGCGCGAGGTGCACCGCAACCCGGCCACCGGCGGCTATGCCTGGACGATCCGCGACGGCAAGGTCGAGGACGACATGAACCACTGCTATGGCCTGGCCTTCGTGCTGCTGGCCTACAGCTGTGCGCTCAAGGCCGGCATCGAGCAGGCGCGTGCGTGGATGGACGAAACCTGGCAGCTGCTGGAAGCGCGCTTCTGGGAGCCGCAGTACAGCCTGTACAAGGACGAGGCCGACGCGCAGTGGAACTTCACCGGCTACCGTGGCCAGAACGCCAACATGCACATGTGCGAGGCGATGCTGGCCGCGTTCGAGGCCAGCGGCGAGCAGCGTTACGTTGATCGCGCGCTGCTGCTGGCCGATACCATGACCCGCCGCCAGGCGGCCAAGGCCGGTGGCCTGGTGTGGGAACACTACGACGTCAACTGGGACATCGACTGGAACTACAACCTGGACAACCCAAAGCACCTGTTCCGTCCGTGGGGCTTCCAGCCGGGGCACCAGACCGAATGGGCCAAGCTGCTGCTGATCCTGGACCGGCATGTGCAGGCCGACTGGCTGGTGCCGACCGCACAGCACCTGTTCGACGTGGCGGTGGAGCGCAGCTGGGATGAAGCGCGTGGCGGCCTGTACTACGGCTTCGCGCCGGAAGAACGCCGCCAGCCGGGCATGGACGGGGCGCCGATCGCCGGCGACAGTTTCGTCTGTGATGACGACAAGTACTTCTGGGTGCAGGCCGAAACGCTGGCCACCGCCGCGCTGATGGCCAAGCGCACCGGCGATGACCGCTACTGGCAGTGGTACGAGCGCATCTGGGCGTATTCGTGGGAGCACTTCGTCGACCACCAGTACGGCGCGTGGTTCCGCATCCTCGATGCCGACAACCGCAGGTACAGCGACGAGAAGAGCCCGGCGGGCAAGGTCGATTACCACACCATGGGTGCCTGCTACGAAGTGCTGAACGTCGTGCGCTGAGCGCACCCGGCGCGCCGCGAACGGGGAGCCGGGCCACGCCCGGCAGGAAGCATCGGTAGCGCCAGGCCATGCCTGGCGAACACAACAGGAGTTACGCACATGCACCGCCCCTTCCACAGTGTCCGTACCCTGTCTTGGTTGCTCCTGTTGCTGGGCATCGTCGCGGCGGCCCCACTGGCCGCCGCGCCGCTGCAGGCGCACTGGGAATTCCGCCTGCTGCCCGGTGACGCCCAGGGCGCCTCCCACCCTGGGCTGCAGCAGTGGCGCGACGCCCATGTGCCCGGCAGCGTGCATACCGACCTGCTGGCCCATGGCCTGGTCCGCGACCCCTATGTCGGCGCCGCCGAAGCGGAACTGCAGTGGATCGGGCTGGCGGACTGGGAATACCGTGCCCGCTTCGAGGTGGACGCCGCCACCCTGGCGCGGCCGCATGCCGAACTGCGGTTCGATGGCCTGGACACCTATGCCGAGGTGACGCTCAACGGCAAACCCCTGCTGAAGGCCGACAATGCCCATCGCACCTGGCGCGCCCGGGTCGACGGCCGCCTCAAGGCCAGCGGCAATGAACTGCAGATCGTGTTCCGCTCTCCGATCCGCACCCTGCTGCCGGGCGTGCAGGCGATGCCGCACAAGATCGCCGGCAATTATCCCTCGCCCTACGGCGATGAGCCCAAGGACGCGATGGTCGGCAACTTCGCGCGCAAACCGGCCTATCACTTCGGCTGGGACTGGGGGCCGCGCTATGTCACCGCCGGTGTCT
Encoded proteins:
- a CDS encoding carbohydrate kinase produces the protein MGKIVCFGEILIDLLAQPPASPETPRAFLQYAGGAPANVAVAAARLGADTQFVGMLGRDMFGDFLAESLAEHGVGTDHIVRTDAAKTALAFVALDASGERSFSFYRPPAADLLFRDSDFQPASFVDARCFHVCSNSLTEPAIAEATFAGMDRARAAGAVVSLDLNLRPALWPAGADPLPWLWQALERADLVKLSREELDYLAAPLGADGDAQVLRRLLAAQARWVIITDGAAALRWYTRDAQGSVPSFRVATVDTTAAGDAFVGGVLVGLVERGGAGPGFAAFCQDADAIAGTLRFAAAVGALAVTRKGAFAAMPSLDEVQQLLHAQELTA
- a CDS encoding AGE family epimerase/isomerase — protein: MTTTSPDFRSPDFLRGHIAHTMAFYHPHCIDPNGGFFHYFKDDGSVYDAGHRHLVSSTRFVFDYAMAYREFGDAAYLEGVQHGVRYLREVHRNPATGGYAWTIRDGKVEDDMNHCYGLAFVLLAYSCALKAGIEQARAWMDETWQLLEARFWEPQYSLYKDEADAQWNFTGYRGQNANMHMCEAMLAAFEASGEQRYVDRALLLADTMTRRQAAKAGGLVWEHYDVNWDIDWNYNLDNPKHLFRPWGFQPGHQTEWAKLLLILDRHVQADWLVPTAQHLFDVAVERSWDEARGGLYYGFAPEERRQPGMDGAPIAGDSFVCDDDKYFWVQAETLATAALMAKRTGDDRYWQWYERIWAYSWEHFVDHQYGAWFRILDADNRRYSDEKSPAGKVDYHTMGACYEVLNVVR